The sequence cggcctcccgaagtgttgggattacaggcatgagccactgcacctggcctgttttgctatttgacccctccaaatctcatgttaaaatgtgattccccaatgttggaggtgatgcctggtgggaggtgggtcATGGGAGTGCacccctcatggcttggtgcagTCCTCACACCGATGAGATAACGAGTGAATTCTCACTACATTAGTTCCCAAGAGACCTGATTTTCAAAAAGAGCCTTACACCTCTCTCCCCTCTTTCCTGCTCCCTCTCTCACTGTGTGACCCACCAGGCCCCCTTCACCTCCACCATGAGTGACAGCTACCCTGAGGTCTCACTAGGAACAGATGCTGGTGCCAGGCTTCCtgaacagcctgcagaaccatgagccaaataaagctattttctttatcaattaccctgtctcgggtattcctttatagagacacaaacagactaagacataaTGCCATTTGTGGGGGTAGGGGGGACTTGGAAACAACCTAGATATCCCAGAAAAGGAGTGGCATAGAAATGATCTTCATGAAGGAGTTGATTGAAGTAGTGACTAGAATTCTAATATTGATTGGAAAATGCCAGTAAGCGAAAAAAACTGAATAGCTGTTTATCATTGCAATTTCCCACCCAAACCTAAATGTTCCTCAATAAGAggtgaattaataaaaataaaatgaatacaataaaattaaaaatgactaagtaggccaggcacggtggctcacgcttgtaatcacagcactttgggaagccaaggtgggcggatcacttgagctcaggagtccgagaccagcctagccaacacggcaaaatcttgtctctacaaaaatatattagccgggtatggtagcatgctcctgtagtcccagcttctcaggaggctgaggcaggaggttagcttgagcccagaaggtcgaggttgcagtgagctgagatcgcaccactgcctctcagcctgggagacagagtgagactctgtcccaaaaaaaaaattgaccaagTAAAAACAGATGAACCATGAAAATATATTCTCAATTACTCTCATAAATAAaacaatcttaaatatatatttaaatatgtgggtgtgtatacacacacgtacCCAcccacatatgtatacatacacacacattttgggGAGAAAGCCTGGAAGGATATTCAGTCAAAGTTAGGAAGAAATATCTCTCTGGAGGGTGCTGGATTTCAGgccttttattatcatttttcatgTCTGGTAGGTAATGTGCTGACATCATAACAAGGTTTGAGAGAAGCACTTCTCACTCACACAAGAACGAGAAAAGCCAATTATCACACTTATAAACTACAAAAGCCTCctaattttctttgtagttttagagaaaaattttTGGTTATGATCATGAGTTAGTTATATATAGCCAGGAAAATCAATAAAGCTATTTCCATTCTTTAAAGAAGGGAAAAAGTTGGGCTAGATAATTTGTGTGGTTGTGATCTCAACCACATACAACTGTTCAGAGAAGGACACCAGAAGGAAATACTGTAATGGCGAGCCCCACTGTTTCCTCCGTGCCTTCAGTGGTGTGTTTACTTGCTAAGAATGTATCTTTTCCAGaggtagaaaagagaaaagctggGATGCTTAGACTAATGTTGTGTTAATAGTGACTGTCTTTGGCTAAGGGCGCTTACAGAGATTGctctattacttaaaaaaaaaattattgctatgtattgtggtaaaacatacatggcatgggccgggcgtggtagctcacgcctgtaatcccagcactttgggagacaggcaggtggatcacttgaggtcaggagttcaagaccagcctcaccaatatggcaaaactctgtctctactaaaaacatccaaaaattagctgggcaaggtggcgcatgcctgtaatcccagctactcagggggcagaagaatcgcttgaacccaggaggaggagactgcagtgagccaagatcagcctgggtgacagtgcaatggcgtgatcttggctcactgcaacctccacctcccaggttcaagcgattctcctgcctcagcctcccaagtagctgagattacaggtgtgcgccaccacgctggctaatttttgtatttttaatacagagaggtttcgccaggttggccaggttggtctcaaactcctgacttcaggtgatccacctgcctttgcctcccaaaatgctgggattacaggcgtgagccactgtgtccagccttgcAATTAAATGTTAATGAAGGAAGTGGCCGGGTGTGgagcctcacgcctgtaatcccagcactttgggaggccgaggcgggtggatcacgaggtcaggcgattgagaccatcctggctaacacggtgaaaccccgtctctactaaaaatacaaaaaattagccaggtggccaggcgtggtggctcacacctgtaatcccagcactttgggaggccgagacgggcggatcacgaggtcaggagatcgagaccatcctggctaacacggtgaaaccccgtctctactaaaaaatacaaaaaactagccgggcgaggtggcgggtgcctgtagtctcagctacttgggaggctgaggcaggagaatggcatgaacctgggaggcagagcttgcagtgagctgagatccggccactgcactccagcctgggcgacagagcgagactccgtctcaaaaaaaaaaaaaaaaaaaaaaaattagccaggcatggtggcgggtgcctatagtcccagctactagggaggctgaggctggagaatggcgtgaacctgggaggcagaggttgcagtgagcagagattgtgccactgcactccagcctgggggacagagtgagactccatctcaaaaaaaaaaaaaaaaaaattaatgaaggaaGTAATATAGTCTAGCTTTCCTGTCTGAATTTGATCCACTGTTTTAGAGATCCATCCAAGAAAGTAACACTTTCCCAAGATTttgagacatttctcaaaacctGGAGTAGAGGTCCTCACTGCTTATTATCCAGAAGGATTGAAAATGAGAACTGCAGCCCCAGAGCCGGTTAGAAAGCTGGCAATTAGAGGCCCAGGTGCTGCTGAGTCCCAGCGGGCTTTCCATGCCACCAGTCACCCTCCCAGCATGGGCTGAGCTGAGCTGGGACAGAACTTCCACCTTCCGCTCACCTCCATTTctagccagtccaagtcccaaaacctcaaaaatagggaagccaacagtgcagccttcactCTGTGGCCAGAGGCCCAAGACCCCTGGCCAGCCACTGGCataggtccaagagtccaaaagctgaagaacttggagtctgacatttgagggcaggaagcatccagcaggggagaaagatgaaagccagaagactcagcaagtagAGTCCTTCCATActcttctgtctgcttttattCTAGCCGAGCTGGCAGCAGATTAGATGGTGCCTACCTAGACTGAggatgggtctgcctctcccagtcctctgactcaaatgttaatctcctttggcaacaccctcacagacacacccaggaacaatactttatattcttcaatccaatcaagttgacactcaatattaaccatcacagccaCTAACTGAGATCTGGACAGCAAATGTGCAAGCATGATCTGTGCCCCTCAGGGCTGGCCATGGGCATCATGCAGTCCTCTTTGTTCTCTGCTCTCCCGCTGGCCAGGAGCATGCAGAAGAGGGGAAGGACAGTTTCAGAAGCTGGGGAGGACAGTTTCTAGAAAGATAGACTTGCCACTTGTGCCCAGTGCTGTACTATTAGCCGGCAGGCTTGAGCTCCACTTCCATAACAGACACCGTAGCATGTTGTCTTGCATGTTGAGAGTGGATTCCATGTTACATCAGAGAAGGAGGCCTCCCAGTGAGCAGGTGGCCAGCAGAGAGGCCTGTGATCAGGAAGAGCGGCCGGATGGGTGGGTCAGTGGTTCTAGCTGCTGGTAAAATTACCCTACacagactgggtgcggtggctgctCACGCCtagtagtcccagcactttgggaggccgaagctggctAATCagttccttgagtccaggagttcgagatcagcctgggcaacatggccaaaccccttccctacaaaaactacaaaaattagctggtgtggaggtgcatgcctgtggtcccagctactcgggaggcagaggtgggaggatcgctagagtccaggaggccgaggttgtggtgagccatgatcgcaccactgcaggaGGTCAGTGTGAGGCTGGTGTCAGGGGAGGTGATGTGGACGGCTCTGAGGGAGAGGAGATCGTGTGAATTGCTGGTGAAGTTACCCGTGCAGGGGTATGTTTGGCCAACCATGCCTGTGGTGGGGGAGGCACTGAGGCTGGGGCTGGTGATGTTGAATGCTGAAATTTTATCCCTAGTGTGCTtgcattaggaggtggggcctttggaaggtaattagggCCCTTATAAAAGTGCTTgaggttggccaggtgtggtagctttgggaggccaaggcaggaggattgcttgagcccaggagtttgagactagtttgggtaacaaggtgaaaccccatctctaccaaaaattagttgggcgtggtggcgcatgcctgtagtcccactactggggaggttgaggcgggaggctgcagtgagccatgattgcaccactgcgctccagcctgggcgacagagcaggaccatatctcaaaaaaaaaaaaaaaaaaaaaaagaaagaaagaaagaaaaaaagaaaaaaaaaaagatgtgtatgAGGGAGCTGGCTGCCTCTTCTATCCCTTTCGCCCCTTCGCCAATGAGAGGAAGAGGGCCCTCAGCAGACACCAAATGCCAGtgcctggatcttggacttcccaggcttcagaaccatgagaaataaatattcactgtTTTTACAGTACCCAGACTGGCATTTGGTTGAAGCAGCAAAAACTGGCGAAGGCAGACAGTGACCTTCCAGGGAGTCACCATCTCCTAGGGTGCTTGTGTGGCCAGCCATCCACCTTGGGAAGTCCCTGCCTGGCCTCAGAGgcctccaccctccccacccacagaggacttgttgcccaggcagccTGCAGCTTCCTGCTGGACCGAGCAGGACAGGGGCCTGGAATCGCTGGTGGGTACACATGGCCTCAGGAAGGCACCGAAGGAGGGGGATCTGTGTAGCACCCCGTGTCGGGGGTTGGGGACTGAAGGGCCTTAGTTCCAGGGTCCCCCACAGGCCTGGAAGCTTTCGAGGGAGCACGTGTGAAAGAGAATAAGCAGGTAACCTTGGGCCTGCACCCTCCTCCAAGCAGCAGGTCACACAACAGCTCCCTCCCTACAGGCTCCCACAGGGAAACCCGAGAGTGACCCATGGGAGGTGCTGCACGCAAGCCTTGAACACACCTGGTGCCCAAGGAGCAGatgccagcttttttttttttttttttttttttttttgagacggagtcttgctctgtcacccaggctggagtgcagtgaccggatctcagctcactgcaagctccgcctcccgggtttacgccattctcctgcctcagcctcccgagtagctgggactacaggcgcccgccaccgcgcccggctagttttttgtatttttagtagagacggggtttcaccgtgttagccaggatggtctcgatctcctgacctcgtgatccgcccgcctcggcctcccaaagtgctgggattacaggcgtgagccaccgcgcctggcctagatgcCAGCTTTTACGATTGTTCTTAGGCAGCCGTGTCACAGCGGAAATCGCAGGCTCAGCCTGATCCAGTTGGCTGATGTTCTATTTGTCCTGCCTATGTATTTCCTAAAATTTCTTATTTAGTTGCCAACACTTAAAGACTTCAGAGAGTTCACATAACAATCTAGCTTTCTGACCTCTCTGGAAGAACGGGACGCCTGGCACCTGGGCCCCCATCTCTACATGGTAGCAGTCGGCTGAGCCCCTCTGGATGGAACACAGGCTCCCTGGTTTGCCACATTCCCTACCACTCCTTACTGGCCCCCACCTCCGAGTTTGGGGTTCCTGCTCCGACCTGAGCTCTGTCAGTCAGTGCCCTCCAGCTGCACTCTAAACCTACTTGGGCTACCTGGTGGAATCTTCCGACCCACAGGCCCACCCAAGCTGGTCTGCTGGTTACATATACATGCAGCCCCTCGAGGGGTGGAGTCCCAGTGTAATTATATTTGGATTTGGCTTGGCCAGTAACAGGCCCATAAATGTTACCTCATGTGGTGGAGAAAAGTTTATGATTTTAACATGTGGCACCAGGATTCCTCAGAAGGGCAGAGCTGCCTTGTTTGAAGGATTTGGTGATCAGGGCTTGGGGTAGGAGGGGGCCCCAGGGTTTGGAGGTGCAGATGTTAGCCCTGTAGGAGCTTGTCTTCCATGAGAGAGGGATTTGTCTTGTTTCTGGAGAAGAGTagacaggaaaaaaaggagagagaagacagaggagaGGACGGGGCCAGGTGAGCCCCAGCAGCCTCATGGCCAAGGTGGAGTGGTCGGAGGCTGCGACAGAAAAGGGCCCACCAAGCCATTTCTGTCATGGGGACGGAaaccctcctctcctccctccaggGGCCTTTGGGACACCCTGCTCTGCTCACTACTGTGCTGGGAGAGCGAGATTTCTGGGGAATGTGGTGAGGGCTGGGCCCCAGTGCGAAGCTGGCCTGGGCTGTCCAGGGTGACCCACACCAGAAGCAGACGGCTGAGGCCATGAGACCCAGAGTCCCAGGTCCTGGCTTGGGATGTCCAGAGACTGTGTAATTAAGGGTGAAaggtgggggaggtgggcagTCCATTTTACTAACAACTTGAGGAACAGGGAAGCCCCAATTGATGTCTGGTTATGACAAAATGGAGCCAGGTTTTCAGAAGGAGACAGACTCAAGTGCCGACAGGGGAAAAAAGATCTCTGAGCTTATATAAAACAGCCAAGCTGCCAGTTTATTTTGGGCTTCTAGTGGTTTGGGCTGACCAGGCTTGGTGGAGTCTGGGGACCTGCCTCAGGGATTGGCCCCCTGGCCTGGGACCAGGGGTTCTGGGGGCCTGGCTCAATCCAGGGCCTCAGTGGTGGCACACAGCAGGCCAGCCAGAAGAGCCAGGCCCAGCGCAGCCACGGCGACCAGTGCCACATCCCACAAGACCCCTGAGCGCACCCAGGACGCCTGCAGCTGCCAGCCGCAGCTGCCCAGCTGGTAGCCTGTCAGCTGGCCCAGCGGGCCATGGGCAGCGAGGCTGGGGCTGGCGCAGCGGACCTGCAGCAGGGCCTCGGGTGTGCGGTCCTCCAGCCAGAGGCGCAGATAGGTGAGGCTGCAGTCACAGTGCCACGGGTTCTGCGTCACATCGAGGGTCTGCAGCTGGGGCAGGTGGTCGAAGGCTCCCGGGGGCACGGACTGAAGGCTGTTGTTGGCCAGCAGGAGGTGGCGGGTGCGGGCTGGCAGGGTAGGCAGGGCCGTGAGCCCGCGGCCCCTGCAGTCCACCCACAGCCCCATGGTTTCCAGGGCGCGGCAGGTGCATGGGATAGGGCAGTCCTTGGTGGCCTCTGCTGTGGCCCAGAGCAGGAACAGGGCTTCCCAGGCAGGCATGGGACAGGCTGGGCTGCAGAGAGAGGAGCTGTGAGGGAGGGCCTGGCAGCTGACCCATCCTCAGGGATGGCAAGCACCGGGGATGCAGTGGAGCCTGACATGGCGCACTCACCTCCCTTCTCGGGTCTCAGCCTTCTCCTCCGGGAAACAGGCTGGTGACTGGGGAAGGTACAGCGTGCCCAACCCAGGCCTGGCTGACCCTCTCTGGACACCGTTGAAGGCAGGGTGGTGCGGGCAGCTGTGGATTGGGGTAAATTTGTTTTTGGGAAGGGGAAGGGACTTCCTGGCCCCTAGCAGAGACCCCATCCCCTACTTGGGGATGAGAGGAGCAGATGGCTGCTAAATGAGTCCCAgcccaggaccacagaccccagaGACTAGGAAAGAGCCTTGGAGGGGCCTCCAGGCTGCGCCCCCGCCAGCTAAGTGAGCTGTTACTTGATTCCCAGATGCAGAAGACAGTGGGATGGGGACACTGACTGGAGCAGGGAGGGGAACCCAGTGGGGCCCCATTTGGAAAGTCACTCATCTGGGCTAACACTgacttggggaaactgaggcccacagagggaAAGCAACGTGCCCAGGGCCACCTGGTGTGGTGTCAGAGGCCAGACTCACACTCAGGTCTCAGGAACCGTGGCCCTCTGTTTGGTTCTTCCCCACAGGCGTTTCCCCTCCACAAGCAGAGCTCCCCCCACCCACAGCAGGTTTCCAGTGAATAAGTGTCAAATCAACTCATTAATCTTGACGCAGCCAAGGAGATGATGTCTCAGAGAGAATGTCCCACCCAACCCTGTCTTGTTAAGGGGACAGGAGTTGACCTCCTCTCTCCCTGTGGGAGGCCATGTTGGGTAATACAGAGGGCTACTTACCTGTGAAGCCTTCGGTTGGGCACTCCCGCGTGGCCTGAAAGGTCCTTGCTGAGGTCTGGGTGGCAACTCTATGGGATGCAGCTGAGGTGCCCCCTGCGGAAGCGGGTGGAAGGAAGTGATGAAAATAGCCTGGCTTATCCCCCCAGTGCAGCCGTGGGGCCTATTTCCAGAGGCTGGAGGCCCTCAGGGGCCCGCGCCTTGGGCACAGAACCACATCTCAACCCCGGTTTATGAAGGGTGTCCCACTGTGCCGCCAGTGCTGCGACCGGCTTTGGGATCGGGTCTGTGGAGGACTGAGGTGGCCCCTCGCCTGCTCCCAGAAGGTGGAGAACTAGGAGACCCCCGAGAAACGTGGCTATGCTAGAtgtttctctgaacctcagttttcctcatctgtaaagtgggagcAGTGACCCCGTCCTGCCTGCCTCACAGAGGTATGGGCTGGGCAGCTCTCACTGGCTGAGAACACCATGGTGGGGAGAGTGACTTCATTTTTAACTCTCCCCTCTCTTCTTGGTGCCATGGTTTTTAGCTCCTGCCTAGCGCTTCCCCATCCCTCTTTCTGACAAACAGCTGCaggcctgggaagcagagcttctACCAAGCGTGAGTCTCTAGCTAGAATTTTGGCCTATGGTTTGAACATTTGCAGTACATTTCCTTCTAGAGCACATTCTACTTAGGGGAGGGACACCATTTTCCATTTATGCTAGTGACATAAAGCTTcctataaaacataaatgtagtTTGGgatggagaattgcttgaacccgggaggcagaggttgcagtgagctgagactataccactgcactccagcctgggcgacaaagtgagactccgtattaataaataaataaaataaggtcaAAACACAGAAGTTACAGAAGCCTGGCAGGAAAAGCCAAGGACAAAAGGCTGACGGAAGTTTTAAATGCACTTCATTGACACGCTGGACCCTCGGGAATATTCCTCGGCCCTACAGCGGGGGGGGTGTCTGTTCTTATTTTGGTCCCAAACCCTTCTCAGGccagcctccctcctcctgcATGGCCAAGCAGGCTGAGTCCTTCCCCGGGAGGCCTCCTGTTCTCTCCCCCGCCCCCAGTTCTGCTCTTGGGGCAGGAGTTGGGTGTTCACCCTCCTGGGAGGCCCTGAGAGGCCGCCAGGCCCTAGCTCTGCTTCCCCCACCCACTGATCCTGGGCTCAGAGAAGGGTGGAGAAGGTGCTGTTCCCCCACTGAAGTCACACCTGCTTGGCGGCCTGGTTGCTCCTGGGGGTCCCCTGGTGTGTGCTCAGTGGGGACTCTGACTGGAGCCTGGACCCTGGAGAGGAGCCTCAGCCTGTCAGGGCCTTCCCTCCCCATGGAGCCCTGGCATGTTCCGCCTCCTCTGCCCTGCACACATTCACCATTGAGCCCCATGCAGGTGGGTAAGGGGTTCTGGAGTGAGTGGGGGCGCTGAAGCCGCCAGGCCAGGTGTCCTGAGTAGGGCTGGTGGGGCCCGTGCCCTCCTTCCTCTTGAGCCTCTGAGATTTCCTTATTTTCAGCATGTACAACTTAAAACGAAAAACTACATCAATTCGTGAATTTAAAAaactacataaataataaataagtgatTTTCATTGTGGGAAATTAGAATATTCAGAtgaacaggaagaagaaaataaaaatttcccccCCATCCCAACATCAGGCAAGACTGTCTTTTTTTCCCATGTGTACTTACCCATATGGGTAAATACACTCCCATCTGTCCAAGAGGGACAGGATAATGCAGGAACTGGATCTGCGAACAGCCTGGATGAGCCTGCGAGTGGATTCTCCCAGAGCCTCCAGagaggaatgcagccctgccagGTGAGCCCTGTTGTGGGGGCTCACCTGCCCTGCATCACCTTGATTTCCACCTACAAGTGATGCAGGGCAGGTGAGCCCCCACAACAGGGCTTAGCCGCTGAGGGCTCTTGGCTTGGGCCAGGATAGAAGTCAAAGAGCCAGTGGTGAAGAAAGCCGCTTTATATTCATTACATGTAATTTAAGGGGCAGGTTATTTAGAACTTTCTAGAAAAGGGGTGGTGCGTTTCCAGAACCCCGTAACTTTCAGGTTGTTGCCATGgcatgttgccatggcatttgtaaactacCATGGTGTGGGTAGGGGATGTCTATGTTAGAGAGCAGTGAGGACAACTAGTGGTTGCTTTTGTCCCCATCTGCTGGTTTCTGGTTTCTGCCAGCTTCTTCACTACACCTTGTTTCAACCAGATCCTGCTGCCGTCAGCAGGATGGTGACCAGGGGTCCTGACAGGTGCTCAGAAAACAGGTCCTGCTGATCTACCTCAGGAGGGCTGGAAGAAAAGAGCCCACAGGAGCTGCGTGATGaagagtgagaaaataaatgtgtgatgTATGAAGCCTCTTGTGACAGCAGCAACAGGAACCAAGGCGAAGGCCAAGCCCCGCTCTCGTGCTCTGAGTTCTCCCCTCTTCACCATTCCAGGACATTGCCCCATCAGGTGCCCCTTCCTCTGCATCATCAGTTTCTCCTTCACTGGGTCATTCCATCAGGTTAGGAGCagccaggctgggcgtggtggctcacgcctgtaatcccagcactttgggatgctgaggtgggcggatcactttaggttgggggttcgagaccagcctgaccaacatggagaaacactgtctctactaaaaatataaaattagctgggggtggtgacgcatgcctgtaatcccagctacttgggaggtggaggcaggagaatcacttgaactcaggaagcagaggctgtggtcagccaagatcgcgccattgcactccagactgggtaacaagaacaaaactccatctcaaaaaaaaacaaaaaaaaaaaacaaaaaaacaaaaaaagcagcctATAATACTGCCCTTTTGAAAAATCCTGCCTtaatttttctgcttctctcttccaTAAAACTCCTCTGAAGAGtcacttctccttcctgtccAACCCATCAGTAATTCCTGTCATTTCAGCCACCAGGATCTATTCAGAACTTAACCACTTATCCCTGTGCTGCTACTGCTCTGGTCTTCATTAGCCTTCTTGGCTTCCCGTCGCAAATAAAAGAAAGCCCGTGCCCCTGTGGTCAGGAAGCTACAGGCCCCGCTGTAGCTTGGCCCCTATCTGTTTCTTGACCCCATCACCCACTCTCTACTTTGCTCATCAATGTCCAGCCACACCgattttctttctgttgctcAAACACTCCAGcactttcctgcctcagggcctttgcacttgctgttccctctgcctggagtgcCCTTCCCCCAGAGCCCCACCTGATCATCATCCTCCTGATCATCATTCTCATCTCAATTCAGATGGCTTCCTCCTGATCATCATTCTCATCTCAATTCAGATGACCCCTCCTCAAAGGCCTCCCTCGCCAAGGCAGAGCTCCATCCTTCTGTACCAAAATACTCCATTTCATATTTTCCTTAGCATTGATCAGGATCTGAAATGatcttatttttatgtgtttattaaatGTCTCCTCCCATTGATGTGAGAGTCAAGAGGGCAGAGACTCTGTCCCATTAACTCTTACCTCCCCAGCACCTCTGCCTGGCCCATGGGCATTATGTAATACATACTCGTCGGCCTTGCTGGCCGTCTCTTCTCTAGTGCTGGTCTTATCTGTGTCTTGTCAGGACTGTTGTCTCCTTGATGCCGGCCTCTGCCTCTGCTATACAGATTTAATCTCACCAAGCCCCTGCTCCATGTCTTTCATGGTTCCCCGCTGTCTTCAGGATACCCTCTGCCACCCTGTCCAGCCTCACCTGTCATCTCTTCCTGATCTGAAGCTTCGTGGTAGGCTAGCTATGtccctcactccccacccacATGCAGACTTTTGTCTCTGTGCTTTTGCCTCTGCCCTGCCCTCTTTCTGGAGCCCTGTGGAATTTCTGCCTGGCACGCTGCATCCTTTAAGATTCACCAGGAGCATGACCTCTTACAGGAAGCCCTCCCCCATGCACTCACCC is a genomic window of Macaca mulatta isolate MMU2019108-1 chromosome 2, T2T-MMU8v2.0, whole genome shotgun sequence containing:
- the GP9 gene encoding platelet glycoprotein IX precursor, with the translated sequence MPAWEALFLLWATAEATKDCPIPCTCRALETMGLWVDCRGRGLTALPTLPARTRHLLLANNSLQSVPPGAFDHLPQLQTLDVTQNPWHCDCSLTYLRLWLEDRTPEALLQVRCASPSLAAHGPLGQLTGYQLGSCGWQLQASWVRSGVLWDVALVAVAALGLALLAGLLCATTEALD